The proteins below are encoded in one region of Anaerobaca lacustris:
- a CDS encoding ISL3 family transposase, with product MSTSLLYHGFGIRGYQYVKTAYEAGRVTFTIRQQRGDLRCAACGSRRVVRRGFQSRCFRSLPIGARPVRIELAVPRVGCGDCSEVRQVQVDFADPRRSYTRAFERYVLELSGHMTIRDVAEHLHVGWDLVKDIQKRHLGRKFRRIKLKHLRQIAIDEIAIGRGHRYLTVVLDLLSGAVVFVGEGKGADALKPFWKRLKRSRAKIEAVAMDMSPAYISAVQTHLSKALIVFDHFHVIKLFNDKLADLRRELYREATEQLHKNVLKGTRWLLLKNPENLDNNRDEAKRLHEALTLNQPLATAYYLKEDLRRVWEQPDRAAAQRVLDDWIRRAECSGVRMLTRFAHTLATHRSGILNYYGYRISTGPLEGTNTKIRVLQRKAYGFRDAEFFKLKIYALHETRYALVG from the coding sequence ATGTCCACGAGCTTATTGTACCATGGGTTTGGGATTCGGGGCTACCAGTATGTCAAGACCGCCTATGAGGCCGGCAGGGTGACGTTCACGATCCGTCAGCAACGCGGCGATCTTCGCTGTGCGGCTTGTGGGTCTCGGCGTGTCGTACGGCGGGGATTTCAATCGCGTTGCTTTCGCAGTCTGCCCATCGGTGCCCGACCGGTTCGGATCGAGTTGGCCGTGCCGCGTGTCGGCTGTGGCGACTGCAGCGAGGTTCGCCAGGTGCAGGTAGACTTCGCCGACCCGCGACGCAGCTACACCCGAGCCTTCGAGCGGTACGTCTTGGAACTATCGGGACACATGACCATCCGAGATGTGGCCGAGCATCTTCACGTCGGCTGGGACCTCGTCAAGGACATCCAGAAACGCCATCTGGGTCGCAAGTTCCGCCGCATCAAGCTCAAGCATCTGCGTCAGATCGCCATCGATGAGATCGCGATTGGCCGAGGGCATCGATATCTGACAGTGGTTCTGGACCTGCTGTCCGGAGCGGTGGTCTTTGTCGGTGAGGGCAAGGGGGCCGATGCTCTGAAACCCTTCTGGAAACGCCTGAAACGCAGTCGGGCCAAGATCGAAGCGGTGGCCATGGATATGTCGCCGGCCTATATCAGCGCCGTGCAGACGCATCTGTCCAAGGCCCTCATTGTCTTCGACCATTTCCACGTCATCAAGCTGTTCAACGACAAGCTGGCCGATTTGCGTCGCGAGCTGTACCGCGAAGCGACCGAACAGTTGCACAAGAACGTTCTCAAAGGAACTCGGTGGCTGCTGCTGAAGAATCCGGAGAACCTGGACAACAACCGCGACGAAGCCAAACGCCTGCACGAGGCGTTGACGCTCAATCAGCCCCTGGCCACTGCCTACTACCTGAAGGAGGATCTACGCCGGGTCTGGGAGCAACCCGACCGGGCGGCCGCCCAACGCGTGCTGGACGATTGGATCCGCCGGGCCGAATGTTCCGGCGTCCGCATGTTAACTCGCTTCGCTCACACGCTCGCCACCCATCGTAGCGGCATCCTCAACTATTATGGCTACCGCATCTCGACCGGACCGCTGGAAGGAACCAACACCAAAATCCGCGTCCTGCAACGCAAAGCCTACGGCTTTCGAGATGCCGAATTCTTCAAACTCAAGATCTACGCGCTCCACGAAACCCGCTACGCACTGGTAGGATGA
- a CDS encoding HU family DNA-binding protein, with protein sequence MATTKRDLVARIAESTGTTHRCAKAVVQAFLDEVTHELAQGNRIELRDFGVFETRIAAPRMAQNPKTLDKIRVPAKCRAVFKPGRLMKDQVNGHLM encoded by the coding sequence ATGGCCACTACCAAGAGAGATCTGGTCGCGCGTATCGCTGAGAGCACCGGCACCACACACAGATGCGCCAAGGCTGTGGTTCAGGCGTTCCTTGATGAAGTCACCCATGAACTGGCCCAAGGCAATCGCATCGAACTTCGTGATTTCGGCGTGTTCGAAACGAGGATCGCTGCCCCGCGTATGGCCCAGAATCCCAAGACTCTCGATAAGATTCGCGTCCCAGCCAAGTGCAGGGCGGTGTTCAAACCGGGACGGCTGATGAAGGATCAGGTCAATGGCCATCTGATGTGA